CGTACCCACGGTCGAGATCAGGCCATGCCAGCCGGACACAGCGCCGCAGGCAATGGTGATGAAGAGCATGGGCCACAGCGGCTGGAATGCGCCTTTGGTCCCCACATCCCAGGCCTTGAAGGCGGGCATGGTGAAGGTAGCCAGCTCCGGCCTGACAAAGAAGGCCAGGGCTGCGCCCAGAAATCCGCCGATCAGGGTAATGGCCATAACCCAGAAGCCGATATAGTTGATGGGCTGAGCATAGCGCCAGATGGGCAGGGTGGCGCCAAGATAACAGAAGAGAATGGTGAACAGCAGCCAGAAAACATAGCTGGGAGTAACTTTCAGATAGCCGTTGGCCATAGGATCAAAGACCGAGTAGAGGGGCTGGCCGCCCGTCAAACCGTTCAGAGCGTTGTTCACCCCGTTCACCAGCCCGCTCACCTGCGGCGTGGGCCCAAGGATAATGGCCAGAAGGGTCAGCCCGACGATAACCGCCGTGGTCACTGCCAGGCCAATCCGCCATCGGTAGAGCATCTGGCCGCCCAGAAGACCGGCCACGACCAGGGCAACAATGCCCATCGGCACACCCGGCGTGCTGGAAAAGACCGAAGCCATCAGATTGCCGAAGGCCCCGGCCACAACAAGAAGATAGGCAAAGATAAAAATCAGCAGGATGGAGCGGCTGGCCGGAGAGACCAGCTTGTGGGCCGTGGCGCTGAGCGAGTCACCATCGCGGCGCACCGACATCATCATGCTGCAATAGTCCTGCACCCAGCCGATGAAGCTGACGCCGACAAGCAGCCAGATGAGCGCCGGCATCCACCCCCACAGACTGACCGCGGTAATGACCCCCACAATGGGACCGGCAGCGGCAATGGACTTGAACTGGAATCCGTACAAAACATAGCGGCTGGCCGGAGAAAAATCCACACCATCCATGTACATCCTGGCCGGTGTGATCTTCCGGGGATCAGCCTTGATAATGTTTCGGTCAATTCTCCTGGCATAGCAGTTATGGCCAAGGTAAAATGTCATCGCCCCAAGGGCCAGTGTGAACAAGGTATTCATGATATTTTCCCATCCTGTGAAAGACCAAGCCAAATGGTGCCATTTTGGAAAAATTATATTCTATGTGCGGAAAAGTTACAAGCAGATTGTAGCGTTTCAGCTATGGCTCAGGTGTCCGGGAGCCGCCCGATACTTCGTTTTCCAAAGGCTTGCTTTCCGGATACCATTTTTGTAATGTCCTTTTAAATTTTATGAATGCGTCGTCAGTGCATTTATGGAAAGAAACA
This portion of the bacterium genome encodes:
- a CDS encoding carbon starvation CstA family protein; this encodes MNTLFTLALGAMTFYLGHNCYARRIDRNIIKADPRKITPARMYMDGVDFSPASRYVLYGFQFKSIAAAGPIVGVITAVSLWGWMPALIWLLVGVSFIGWVQDYCSMMMSVRRDGDSLSATAHKLVSPASRSILLIFIFAYLLVVAGAFGNLMASVFSSTPGVPMGIVALVVAGLLGGQMLYRWRIGLAVTTAVIVGLTLLAIILGPTPQVSGLVNGVNNALNGLTGGQPLYSVFDPMANGYLKVTPSYVFWLLFTILFCYLGATLPIWRYAQPINYIGFWVMAITLIGGFLGAALAFFVRPELATFTMPAFKAWDVGTKGAFQPLWPMLFITIACGAVSGWHGLISTVGTARQLENETDALPVGSGSMFSEMLLAVLSLMAISVAGKGGGAAAFAEGVGNFLSIFGLDPKYGSSIAFAAFVIIIITMLQLAIRFMRVSLAEWLGQSLPFIHNIHLGTIISSALVFFVVLSGTFTYLFQLFGGANQLMASLALMLITLWLVSEGKKALWVALPMFFMYVTTVVANLITAWNLYITVVAPNWGKPDYSGLAITGALILVVLAFFLVGAALFLAWEGWKAYLRLKARAKAPAVGPVAA